In the Sulfitobacter sp. S223 genome, one interval contains:
- a CDS encoding heparin lyase I family protein, which produces MPFFTDENSFVKNAGESYSYEKFDDGRMRFEVRENDFFEGVAGSDTDTGDQAQGKNRSEISSFRSMQNGREFVIEFDVLVEAGQPNTADFLVLAQLHQTEDRDANGIPTDFSGPPPMTIQLRGDRLEVVGRTDANKTTTEDSLTRLTAPGYDTPQTNTLYLDTDPIARDTWINLRIEVVFDHTGTSGRLEVQRDGVAIVDYTGPIGYNDDIGPYLQMGVYRGKTSGPIPETTAAQFRNVEVTADGAPPAFNGTSGDDRILANQLGFWEDETLNAGGGDDTLDGGFGADVMNGGAGNDVYFVNHVGDVVNERSGGTDQGGIDQVRSFITYTLGTDIENLVLDARNSSNLSGTGNAKNNVIQGAAGNNVLRGLGGSDTILADAGNDRVDGDAGNDRLFGALGNDTLNGGADNDALFGEDGDDRLNGDAGNDTLEGGAGNDTMAGGAGNDEYVVTERGDVVVEAAGGGRDTIRTSVTYNGAADTEIEVINIANASGTDAIDLAGDNSGNEIRGNAGVNNILGRGGNDTIFAYGGNDRIEGGDGNDDIRGGTGADTILGDAGNDTIRGEDGNDAIYGGAGSDELRGGNGNDFLDGGAGNDIMRGQDGNDTLRGGDGADVFYLDAGADRAEGGGGDDTYNISVSGTQVIEAANGGVDTIRTSVNVTLDASSQVENIFASNLNSLDELELRGSDISNTLRGNNGDNELFGGAGADTLVGYDGNDVYYVDNFGDRIIEAEGAGQDILLTDLNYILSSTASIEVLASAQLSGTNGQSLQGNNGNNLIVGNAGNNLLRGQGGNDVLYAGTGTDTVQGGDGTDTLLIAAASTDVGVTAGAASMLLTLGTGSVFTTTATENFRFSDTTLTFAQLAALSGQTLTNRGIIGSSNDEVLIGTNGADRMVGNSGDDYFAAGLGSDSIYGGAGYDVIALEGINADDISVRSATGGLLVTSAAGTKFIASDVEEIEFDNTYLRFSQLEDLIDNSAPPPVTGTSASENVTGTDLSEVINAGAGSDWITPGEGSDTIDGGDGNDMLSFVSLGDTPGRTPVTYRLDLDLTAGTATTSGDDVYEISNVERVTGTIFADRIKGDAGDNNLRGLGDYDWFTATTGNDTIDGGTGQDMISYVDWQSDAVNTADPFNPGGAPPPNGEVTGVVVDLNDTSNNTNLAAGHTYVSVERVTGSGRQDVFYGDENENDFRGLGDFDWFVGSTGGRERYFGGDGSDTVTYYNSTSGVTASLRNGARVKGEETGRGTGGDAALDLYFEIENLVGTNYNDSLTGNEGRNNLNGLAGDDFIFGYGGIDVMKGGTGNDVINGGAGSDYAVFDGNKADYAIFRTASNEVRTSGADGFDVHTDVEYFRFDDGDVTIWELAVI; this is translated from the coding sequence ATGCCATTTTTCACCGATGAAAACTCCTTTGTTAAGAACGCAGGCGAATCTTACAGCTATGAAAAATTCGATGACGGGCGCATGCGTTTTGAGGTGCGCGAGAACGATTTTTTCGAGGGCGTAGCCGGTTCTGACACAGACACAGGTGATCAGGCTCAGGGTAAGAACCGCAGCGAAATTTCATCGTTCCGCAGCATGCAAAACGGCCGCGAATTCGTGATCGAGTTCGACGTGCTTGTCGAAGCTGGTCAGCCAAACACTGCAGATTTCCTGGTTCTGGCCCAGCTGCACCAGACCGAAGACCGTGATGCAAACGGCATCCCGACAGATTTTTCCGGCCCGCCCCCGATGACGATCCAGTTGCGCGGTGACCGGCTTGAAGTGGTGGGGCGTACGGACGCCAACAAAACCACAACCGAAGACTCCCTGACCCGGCTGACGGCTCCGGGGTATGATACGCCACAAACCAATACACTGTATCTAGATACAGATCCCATCGCGCGCGACACATGGATCAACCTGCGCATCGAGGTGGTCTTTGATCACACGGGCACCAGCGGGCGGCTTGAAGTGCAGCGTGATGGTGTGGCGATTGTCGATTACACCGGCCCAATCGGATACAATGACGACATCGGACCTTATTTGCAGATGGGCGTCTACCGCGGCAAAACCAGCGGCCCCATCCCCGAAACAACGGCTGCCCAGTTCCGCAATGTCGAAGTCACGGCCGATGGTGCGCCACCTGCTTTCAACGGCACGTCGGGGGATGATCGTATCCTTGCCAACCAGTTGGGCTTTTGGGAAGACGAGACGCTCAATGCCGGTGGTGGCGATGATACGCTAGATGGCGGCTTTGGTGCCGATGTAATGAACGGCGGGGCAGGTAATGACGTCTATTTCGTCAATCACGTCGGCGATGTCGTCAACGAACGCTCCGGCGGTACCGATCAGGGCGGCATAGATCAGGTCCGCAGCTTTATCACCTATACGCTGGGGACCGACATCGAGAACCTGGTTCTGGATGCTCGCAATTCCTCAAACCTCAGCGGCACGGGCAACGCCAAAAACAACGTCATTCAAGGTGCTGCCGGTAATAACGTTCTGCGCGGTCTGGGCGGAAGCGACACCATTCTGGCAGACGCGGGCAATGACCGCGTGGACGGGGATGCAGGCAACGACCGACTGTTTGGTGCCCTTGGGAACGATACTCTCAATGGGGGGGCCGACAATGATGCGCTGTTTGGCGAAGATGGCGATGACCGGCTGAATGGCGATGCAGGCAACGACACCCTGGAGGGAGGCGCAGGCAACGATACAATGGCTGGAGGTGCGGGCAACGACGAATATGTTGTGACCGAGCGTGGCGATGTGGTTGTTGAAGCCGCTGGCGGTGGCCGTGACACCATCCGCACCAGCGTCACCTATAATGGTGCCGCAGATACCGAAATCGAAGTCATCAACATTGCGAATGCAAGCGGCACCGATGCAATAGACCTTGCAGGCGACAACAGCGGCAACGAAATACGTGGCAACGCGGGCGTCAACAACATCCTCGGACGCGGCGGCAACGATACGATCTTTGCCTATGGCGGCAATGACCGGATCGAGGGCGGTGACGGCAACGATGATATTCGTGGCGGGACCGGTGCTGACACCATTCTGGGCGACGCGGGCAACGACACCATCCGCGGCGAGGATGGCAACGACGCCATATATGGCGGCGCAGGGAGTGACGAACTGCGCGGCGGCAACGGAAACGATTTTCTGGATGGTGGCGCGGGCAACGACATCATGCGCGGACAGGATGGCAACGACACGCTGCGCGGCGGTGACGGTGCCGATGTCTTCTATCTGGACGCCGGCGCCGACAGAGCAGAAGGGGGTGGCGGTGACGACACCTACAACATCTCTGTCTCCGGCACACAGGTGATAGAAGCCGCAAACGGCGGCGTGGATACAATCCGCACCAGCGTTAACGTCACATTGGACGCCTCCTCGCAGGTTGAAAACATCTTTGCCAGCAATTTGAACTCTTTGGATGAGTTGGAATTGCGCGGCTCCGATATCAGCAACACCTTGCGCGGCAACAACGGCGACAACGAATTGTTCGGGGGCGCCGGCGCTGACACGTTGGTCGGCTATGACGGCAATGACGTCTATTATGTCGATAATTTCGGTGACCGCATCATCGAAGCCGAAGGCGCGGGCCAAGACATCCTGTTGACAGATCTGAACTATATTCTCAGCTCGACCGCTTCAATCGAAGTCCTTGCGTCGGCTCAGCTGTCCGGCACAAACGGGCAAAGCCTACAGGGCAACAACGGAAACAACCTGATTGTCGGCAATGCGGGTAACAACCTCTTGCGCGGTCAGGGCGGCAATGACGTGCTCTATGCGGGGACCGGCACTGACACCGTACAGGGGGGAGACGGGACCGACACATTGCTGATTGCAGCAGCCAGCACGGATGTCGGTGTCACTGCAGGTGCAGCCTCGATGCTTCTTACTTTGGGTACGGGGTCGGTTTTCACAACGACCGCCACCGAGAATTTCCGGTTCTCCGATACCACACTGACCTTTGCCCAGCTTGCTGCACTCAGCGGTCAGACCCTGACCAACCGGGGCATTATCGGATCGTCCAATGACGAGGTGTTGATTGGTACCAACGGTGCAGATCGCATGGTGGGCAACAGCGGTGACGACTATTTCGCCGCCGGCCTTGGCTCGGACAGCATCTATGGCGGGGCTGGCTATGATGTCATCGCTCTGGAAGGCATCAACGCGGATGACATCTCGGTGCGCAGTGCAACAGGCGGCCTGCTTGTCACCAGCGCTGCGGGCACAAAATTCATCGCCAGTGATGTCGAGGAAATCGAATTCGACAACACCTACCTGCGCTTTTCCCAGCTGGAAGATCTGATCGACAACAGCGCCCCTCCGCCAGTCACAGGAACATCGGCATCAGAGAACGTGACCGGCACGGATCTGTCCGAGGTCATCAACGCAGGCGCGGGCAGTGACTGGATCACCCCGGGTGAAGGCAGCGATACGATCGACGGCGGTGACGGTAATGACATGCTGAGCTTTGTAAGCTTGGGTGACACGCCGGGCCGGACGCCTGTGACCTACCGTCTGGACCTTGATCTGACGGCGGGGACAGCAACAACCAGCGGCGATGATGTCTATGAGATTTCAAACGTCGAGCGCGTGACCGGCACGATTTTTGCGGACCGGATCAAGGGCGATGCAGGCGACAACAACCTGCGCGGGCTGGGCGATTATGACTGGTTCACCGCCACCACCGGCAATGACACCATCGACGGTGGCACAGGTCAGGACATGATCTCTTACGTTGATTGGCAAAGCGATGCGGTCAACACCGCCGATCCGTTCAACCCCGGTGGCGCGCCTCCGCCAAACGGTGAGGTCACGGGCGTTGTGGTCGATCTGAACGACACGTCCAACAACACCAACCTTGCCGCGGGCCACACCTATGTCAGCGTCGAGCGGGTCACAGGATCAGGCCGTCAGGATGTATTCTACGGCGACGAGAACGAAAACGACTTCCGCGGATTGGGTGACTTCGACTGGTTCGTGGGTTCCACCGGCGGGCGTGAACGCTACTTTGGCGGCGACGGCAGCGACACGGTCACATATTACAACTCGACCTCGGGTGTGACCGCAAGCCTGCGCAACGGCGCACGGGTCAAGGGCGAAGAAACCGGCCGCGGCACGGGCGGCGACGCGGCACTGGACCTGTACTTCGAGATCGAGAACCTTGTCGGCACCAACTACAACGACAGCCTGACCGGCAACGAAGGGCGCAACAATCTCAATGGTCTGGCAGGGGATGACTTTATCTTCGGCTACGGCGGGATCGACGTGATGAAGGGCGGCACCGGCAATGACGTGATCAACGGCGGCGCGGGCTCGGACTATGCGGTCTTTGACGGCAACAAGGCCGACTATGCCATCTTCCGCACCGCCTCCAACGAGGTCCGCACCTCGGGCGCAGACGGCTTCGATGTACACACCGACGTCGAATACTTCCGCTTCGACGACGGCGATGTGACCATCTGGGAGTTGGCGGTGATCTAG
- a CDS encoding calcium-binding protein encodes MSSSEGVSVSLLRGRGWAGLAQGDTYENIENAIGTRFNDTLTGSNGDNFLQGDAGNDIQMGIGGNDTLYGGTGDDTAVFAFDYAEYVISREGYQTTVVHKGTGTGDGTDILLSIENLQFSDLTIASSTIGKARQIGTQGNDTLAGATINPNTLFCAKGCAPRSRTMAQDQGMAPTPLIISSCCALPMAM; translated from the coding sequence GTGTCTTCCAGCGAAGGGGTCAGCGTCTCGCTGTTGCGCGGCCGCGGATGGGCAGGGCTTGCGCAGGGCGATACCTATGAAAATATCGAAAACGCCATCGGGACACGGTTCAACGATACGCTGACCGGCAGTAATGGCGACAACTTTCTGCAAGGCGACGCAGGCAATGATATTCAGATGGGCATTGGCGGCAACGATACCCTTTACGGCGGGACAGGAGACGACACCGCGGTCTTTGCCTTTGATTACGCCGAATATGTCATCAGCCGGGAGGGGTATCAGACAACTGTGGTCCACAAGGGGACAGGGACAGGTGACGGTACTGACATCTTGCTCTCGATCGAAAACCTGCAGTTTTCCGACTTAACCATTGCCTCTTCAACCATCGGCAAGGCGCGCCAGATCGGCACCCAGGGGAACGATACTCTGGCAGGGGCTACGATCAATCCGAATACACTGTTCTGCGCGAAGGGCTGCGCACCACGGTCACGCACAATGGCACAGGATCAGGGGATGGCACCGACACCCTTGATCATATCGAGCTGCTGCGCTTTGCCGATGGCGATGTGA
- a CDS encoding polysaccharide lyase, translating into MILRAACLLAALWWSIPVSPAVAGPYYLLDLEGAEVAPSYLYEGTKRYRLRVQGGAATPAIRRDSQRGSNVLVLSTGPTPRGMKHDRSEVQLYGNVTYDKPWFVGLKMQIPQGTPAPRDWQVALQCHQNGTALSPPVSLDLEPDGTLSLVVRSDADRFEKLWSTRVTQGRWMQIELGLQMGRSGRVQLWLNGRKQLDIARPLGWAAGDAACALKTGIYRAASPQPFMMLLDDVMLGDTRADVILR; encoded by the coding sequence ATGATCCTGCGAGCCGCATGCCTTCTGGCTGCCCTTTGGTGGTCTATTCCGGTCAGCCCCGCTGTGGCGGGGCCGTATTATCTATTGGACCTGGAAGGCGCTGAAGTCGCCCCTTCGTATCTTTATGAGGGCACCAAACGGTACCGGTTACGGGTGCAAGGCGGGGCGGCTACGCCCGCTATTCGCCGTGACAGTCAGCGCGGCAGTAATGTGCTGGTGCTGTCCACCGGCCCGACCCCGCGCGGCATGAAGCATGACCGCTCCGAGGTGCAGCTTTATGGCAATGTGACCTATGACAAACCGTGGTTTGTCGGGCTTAAAATGCAAATACCCCAAGGAACACCTGCCCCGCGCGATTGGCAGGTCGCCTTGCAATGCCATCAAAATGGCACCGCTCTTTCGCCGCCCGTTTCACTGGATCTGGAGCCTGACGGCACCCTTTCACTGGTTGTGCGGAGCGATGCAGACCGGTTCGAAAAGTTGTGGTCTACCCGAGTGACGCAAGGGCGCTGGATGCAAATCGAACTGGGCTTGCAGATGGGCAGGTCAGGCCGCGTGCAGTTGTGGCTGAACGGGCGCAAACAGCTCGATATTGCGCGCCCGTTGGGATGGGCCGCGGGCGATGCAGCCTGTGCACTCAAGACAGGGATCTACCGTGCTGCCAGCCCGCAGCCTTTCATGATGCTGCTGGATGATGTGATGCTGGGCGATACCCGCGCGGATGTGATCCTGCGCTAG